The Paenibacillus sp. 481 DNA window CACCATTTGAAGGCAGCTATCGTGAATTAAGAATTGGATTTATTTTGTCTCACATCAAGGCGACAGCAGATGGACAATTGGAAGTCAGTCATGCTGTGAATGGAAAGACAACCTACCGCCAAGTCGAGCCACTGCTGTTCGTCAATGACAAAGGCGAAGTGCTTGCCTTTAAAAAGAAAAAGGATGGCTCGATCGGTCATATGTACAATGGTCTAGTCGCTTGGTCCGAGAAACTGGAAAAGCCGACGCAAGCCGTGACTGACGTTGCGGTTAATCATCCGTACTACCGTTATATTTTGGACTTAAATATGCGGGGTGCTATTCAGACCGATAATGGCGCATTTAAGCCAAACCAGCAAATGACCCGCGCTGAGTTCGTATCTCTGCTCATACAAGGGCTGCGCTTAAAGCAATCTAACACGAAGGTTCAATTGACTGACGTTGTTAATCATACTGCGGCTAAAGACATCCAGACAGCTATAGAATGGGGAATCATCACAGCCGATAAAGGTGGGAAGTTTTATCCGAACGAAGTGATCACTCGTCAAGAGGCGGCCGCTACGCTGTGGCGTATTTCGAACACGCTACTAGGCAGTAAAGAAAAAAATGCGGCATTACGTGGCAAGACTGATGCATGGGCGCTGCCAGGTGTAAAGTTTATTGTCGCTTCCAAAAAATACGGGCCGGAAATTAAGCCAGCAGCTGACGGCACCGTTGACTTCGAATCGAAACGAGCCTTGCTGCGGCAAGAGGGCGCGGCACTTATTAGTTCCTTTTTAGCAGACCCTTTCTAATTACACATGGCTAAAATGGCGAAATCTTCTCAGCATTGTATCCAATGCAGCGGGGAGTGATTTCGCCTTCTTCTTTCCGCTAACGCTTGCCCGTGCATTTCTCTGTCCGCAGCGTGTAACCCAATCGAGCTATAATCCATATACTGAGCCATTACACAGTACAGTTTAGATAGTATACAAAAATCGAGCATACTGTATCGGGCGCATATACACCTCATCTTGTTTGTCGAGGCCTTCATATAGATCTTTTTGTGGCTTTCCATTAAGTTCAATGATCCACACTTGTTCGTCGTTATCCAACGCAAAATCCACGCTAAACTCACCTAGATGATAGCTCGTTTCTGTCTCTATTATTTCTGCGGTTCTTAAACTAATGTTGTAAATGGTGCCAATGATAGCATAAACCTTTTCGGGTGGATACAATTGATGAAGCACTTCTAGCGATAAACAAGTCTTTTCGCAGATACTTGTGTTATAACTGCCTGTATAAGCAATTCGACTAACGAGATTGGTTACAGACCATAGTCCACTCTCATTTTTTTGTACAAGGGCTCGAATATCGAAATTCTGCTTGTTTAACTGTCCCAATTCGACTCCTTTTTGAATGATATAGGGAGTGGAGCCGATTAGCTCTTGAATATTTTTATGATATTGCTCCACATCTCCTACTATGACATCAGGTGCGAAATAATGAAGTCCGATGTGGATTTCTCCTGATTCCATTAGCTCTACACGATATACCCCTTTGCCTTTATGTCCACAACAAGGTTTAAAATATATGACTTTATAGACTTCCAAAAATTGAACTGCATTCTCCTGATTGTAGAGAACGGTGTCCGGTAAATAGTCAACAAGCCATTTGCTTAAACGACTATATATCTCGTGTTTGTTTAATTGGTTAATGTGATTGAAGCACTTATTACTTCCGATTTCAGTCTCCAAACGTTGGATCAATGCTTGATCGGTATGATAGCAACGATTGTAAATAACTTGTGGAAAAGAGAGCTTGCTCAGCACCCATCTTCGGTTCGACCGATAAAGTCCGATAACGCTTTTCTTTTTCCAGTTGATGGAGGAAGGGGTGAAGCAAAATAATTTCAAATTGGTCGTATTATGTTGAAGATATTTTCGAAGAACATGCTTCCTAAGTTTAGGGTTTGCAACCATAATGCCTACATAATTGTTTTTCATTTATGATTTGCCCCCATCATGTTGAGATAAAGCGCCCTAAACTAGGGTATTCAACAAAACTGGACGTGTATAGACAAGAATATACTGAACCGAAATTAATTTACGCACAGAGTGTTGCCACCTAGAATAACTTATTCTAATTTCCCTTGGGTAAAATCACAGCCCCCTTACCCAATGACCATCAAACCCTAAGATAGGAGTGTTCACATGGGTAAATTACCATGCCCCCCGGGTCCTCCCGGTCCCCAAGGACCGCAAGGTCCACAAGGCCCTCAGGGCGCGCAAGGCTCCCAAGGTCCGCAAGGTATTAGAGGTACTACTGGAGCCACAGGTGCTCCCGGAACAGTAGGTGCTACTGGAGCTACTGGAGCTACAGGTGCTACTGGAGCTACTGGCGCTCCCGGAGCTGGAGCAATAGGAGCTACTGGAGCCACAGGTGTTCCCGGAGCAGCAGGAGCTATTGGATCTACAGGAGTTACTGGAGCAACGGGCGTTACCGGACCAACAGCAATATTTTTATCCAGTGTACTTGATGTTTCCGTTAGACTAGCAGACCAAGTTGTAGCACAAAATACACCTATAGTCTTTGATACAACGGGAAGCTTCGGAACGGCTTATTCATTTACTGCGCCAGGATCAACGATATCGTTCCTCGAAACTGGGGTCTATACGATAGCATACAGTTTAAATTTGGCATCAGAGAGTGCGCCAAGTGTATGGGCACTGCAAATTGGAGTGCAAGGTGTCACTGGTATCGCTTCTCCGGTTGGTGAAGCAGGTAATGTAGGTGGAAATGTGGCTTGGAGCGGTACTCTACCTGTGCCGGTACTACCATTTACGTTAAGCGTGTTGAATATTTCAGCAGGTTCGAGAACTCTTACTAGAACTGCAGGAAATACCGACCTTAGTTTCGCTGCAGAATTATTTATCACGAAAGTCGCTGAAGGAATTTCAACATAGACTATTATGGATGAAGGCTAGGCTAAGGAAGCAGCACTTGTGAACTGTAACCCGAAAGATAGACACTGAAAAAAGTGATCGCTTTCGGGTCACCGTGTAAACAGCTTCTTTTTTCTGCCTTGCTTATAGATGACGGGCCAAATGCTCGACGAACTTCTCCAAAGTTTGTCAAAGCCACTGATATATAACGTTAGGCATATATTCATTGATGAACATGGCCGCCACAATAGGCGACCTCTGGTGGCCTATTATGGCCTCAACTACTTGTTCATTTCACCGTACATGAGAGCGAATGAACTCTCTCAGACGATAGATTAACGCAGCAGCCTCTGCTCGGTTCAGATCGTTCAACGGCCGAAAAGTTCCGTCCTCGTAGCCCTGAACCATCTCCATTCCTGCCAAATCGGTCACTGCTTTGTTAGCCCAATCCGAAACTTGGTACTGGTCGGCAAACTGGTGATCTCCAACTTCTCCTACAAGGTTAGAAGCATGTATTACGTTGTGCAACATCTTTGAAGCTTGTTCCCTTGTCACCCTAAACGCACGAGCAGCGATGTATACTCAGCTCGCGTAATCGCTCGGCGCGGTTCAAACTTCGTTTGACTAACCCCTCGGATTATCCCTATCTCCGCTAACAGCCTAATCTGTTCTTTATTGAACGTACGGCCGATATCGTCGAAGCGTACCCCTTTCTTTGGCGACCCAGACTACGACGCTTGTGTTGATGTCGGCTCTAGCTTGGGCTTTAGCATCGACGTTAGATCTGGCTTGGACTTGGGCTTCGATGTCGATATTAGATATTGATTGGGCTTCGGTGTCGGCATGCTCGTTGGTTGCATAGCAACGCCCCACTCCAACTTTACATGGTTACCGGATTGGTATCCATTCAGTGAAGGAGTTGCCGCCGCATCGACCTGATCGAGTCTGAACGGAAATATGGAAGCTGCGATTGCCATACAAAGGACAAGTTTAGAACATTTGCGAAATCGACTCTGAACAGACATAAAAGCCCCCTCCGTTATATGTGTTTTTCAAAGAACAATGACATACTCGCTCCGGCAAAAAACAAAAAAGCACCCCAAACGAAGGCTGTTACGCCTAAGTTTGAGGTGCTTCCTCAATTTACAAGTATGTTTACGAGTTATTATCCGTCGTTCTCTACAATATGTAAACGGACTAAAGTCACACGATTTCTGTGAGTTCAAACGTGTGGTTACAGCAAATATAGCTAGGTTCACTAGCTATTTTAGTTTGAATTTCAAAATATGCTGCTTTACGTATTCCGCCGTTTCAAGAACTTCATTTACGGTAATACCCAATTCCCTCAAAGCAGTCTGCTGCTGTTCGGTATCCACCAACATGCGTTCAGAATCGTTGGATGTTACACTTGCAATATTAGATAACTCCATTATCGAAGCACTGATCTCTTCTGAACTAGCTGCCATTTGCTCCGATACACTGCCCAAATGTTGAATTTGATCGTTTAATTTGGACATATCCTCTATAATATGTTTAAAAATATCTTCTACTTTCGTACTTAATTCCAGTCCATCTACGACCTCAGACTTTACAAGTGAGAGCGAATCAACCGAACTATCCGTTTCTCTCGTTATTTCTGCAACTAGACTCGTAATTTGCTTCGCAGACTCGGCAGATTGATCAGCCAGCTTCTTCACTTCATTCGCAACTACCGAAAAGCCTCTACCGTTCTCTCCCGCTCTAGCCGCTTCAATAGCAGCATTCAAAGCTAGCATATTCGTTTGCGCCGCAATATCATTAATAATCGTAGCGAATTGCCCGATCTCCTTGGACCGATTTGCTAATATTTCTACTAAAGTATAGGAATTCGATACAGCTCTATCAATAGATTTCATTTGCGAGACCGTCTCCGAAACCGTAAGATTACCTTCAACCGCTCGATGATGCGTCTGCTGCGAAATATCGCCAATGTCTGACGTACTCTCTGCAATCGTTGCAATTCCGACTGCACTTTCTTGCAGCGCGTTGGAAATTTCCTTTGCACTTTCAGTCTGTGTCGTTGAACCGATCGCCACTCTATTAATGCTCTCTGAAATGCGATCAGAAGCGTTCGCAACCGTTGACGATCCTTTGTTTAACGTATCAGTTGCTACGTAAAGACCGTCTACACGCTGTGACCACAAGCTAATTAACTGGCGTAAATCGGAGGACATACTATGAAATGCTCTAGTTAACTCTCCTACTTCATCTTTATTTTTTATAGCTACAATCTCAACTGTTAGATCCCCTCTAGCCAACTGTTGGACATTTGCAGTCAACATCTTGATTGGCTTGATTAAATGCTTATGGAAGTAAGCAATGACCGCAATCGAAATGAAAAATGAAATGATGATCATCCATACCGTTGTCTTAATGATTTCCTCTGTCAAGGTTGAGAATTCATGAATATTGAGCATTCCAGCCACTTTCCAACCTGTTTGTTCATTAGTTGTGAACATAACAAGTGCTCCCTCGCCATCGATCTCAGTCTCGAACATACCTGATTTCGTTTCATACATTTTAGAAACATCTTGCTCACTCATTGCATATCCAACTGCTGCATAAGGGTGCGTGATCACTTTTTTATTCTCATCCAAAATGAAAGCATACCCCGACGTACCCACTTTTTGCTGCCGCACGGTATCCGTCAAATACTTCTTTAACGATAAATTGACAACGGCCACAGCACGTCCGTCGTCAGTCGTCTTCGCTAAAGAAATGACTATATTTTTAGACGCCAACGATACGTGGGGATCAGAAATAATGACTTTTCCCTTGTTCTTCATGGCTTCCTTATACCATTGCTCATTCCGTGCATCATACCCTCTATCCAAGACAGTTGCAGGTTCCATCGCAAAACGCTTATCATCAACAGCTAACCCTATTACTTCCGTATCGTCAGTATGCGCTGATTTAAATTGGCTTAACACGGTTTGAATGTGTGAATTGGAGGCAAGATTAGTCGTTTCATTTATTTTCATATTCGCATACATACTTGAAGGCAAAGCCTGAGCCAGCACATCGACATCTTTCATCATCGGCGTGACGACTCGGTCTACGAGCGTACTTAAATTGTCTATCTGCGTTCGTGATGAGGTTAGCAATAGTTTCTCTAAAGAATTGGCTGCCGTATTGAACGAAAAATAGCCCACTAAAAGGCTTGGTGTTAACACGAGAATGGTGAAAAATGCGAAGATTTTTTGCGTTATTTTCCACTGAAACACACGCTTAAAACGATTTTGTTTCATATTGAATCTCCCCCGTTTTGGTATCCAGCTGCATTGAGTACTGCCAATGCTTCACGACATACGTCGCATACCATGTTGCCTTAACATTGTGATACCGCTCTCTCTCCCTCCGCTGCATGGGCACATTGGTCTTCGTCATGAAACAAATGATATTGTTAGAAAGCTCATCTATGTTATCGCCCGGGTGTCGTTAACTCTCTCGTAATTATTTTCGGTATAATACGCAGGAAAATTTATACTATTCACGGATATTTTCAATATTTTCAATGCAAATTTTTAGTTTTGAAATGGTTCACACACAAAATAACTCATTTCAATGTCTAAACAACACTAAAATGAGCAAATACGTAAAATTTTCACTAACTCGTAATACCTACATTCGTAAATCTTACGTTCACATCGAACTCGAATTGAGCATGTTCATACATGCCTCTCCATTTTTCGGATGAAAAATCTTTCACTCTGACCGACGAACGATACTCACTTCCAAAACCAACAGGATCAACTTGCAACTCCTGCAAACGTTTAATGAGCTGCTCGTATTGTTTTTTTAAGCTTCGACTAGCTTCACGCTCAAGCGCATGAATAGCTTCTTTTTCCTGCAAGTCCATCTGCTGACTGATCTCCTCCATTTGCCCCATAATTTTCACCCGAATATGAAACAAAGGCGTTTTCGCGTCAACAAGCTTCAACTTCACGTCAGAGGAAATATTGGATAATGTAATAAAAA harbors:
- a CDS encoding S-layer homology domain-containing protein, yielding MLHNVIHASNLVGEVGDHQFADQYQVSDWANKAVTDLAGMEMVQGYEDGTFRPLNDLNRAEAAALIYRLREFIRSHVR
- a CDS encoding methyl-accepting chemotaxis protein yields the protein MKQNRFKRVFQWKITQKIFAFFTILVLTPSLLVGYFSFNTAANSLEKLLLTSSRTQIDNLSTLVDRVVTPMMKDVDVLAQALPSSMYANMKINETTNLASNSHIQTVLSQFKSAHTDDTEVIGLAVDDKRFAMEPATVLDRGYDARNEQWYKEAMKNKGKVIISDPHVSLASKNIVISLAKTTDDGRAVAVVNLSLKKYLTDTVRQQKVGTSGYAFILDENKKVITHPYAAVGYAMSEQDVSKMYETKSGMFETEIDGEGALVMFTTNEQTGWKVAGMLNIHEFSTLTEEIIKTTVWMIIISFFISIAVIAYFHKHLIKPIKMLTANVQQLARGDLTVEIVAIKNKDEVGELTRAFHSMSSDLRQLISLWSQRVDGLYVATDTLNKGSSTVANASDRISESINRVAIGSTTQTESAKEISNALQESAVGIATIAESTSDIGDISQQTHHRAVEGNLTVSETVSQMKSIDRAVSNSYTLVEILANRSKEIGQFATIINDIAAQTNMLALNAAIEAARAGENGRGFSVVANEVKKLADQSAESAKQITSLVAEITRETDSSVDSLSLVKSEVVDGLELSTKVEDIFKHIIEDMSKLNDQIQHLGSVSEQMAASSEEISASIMELSNIASVTSNDSERMLVDTEQQQTALRELGITVNEVLETAEYVKQHILKFKLK
- a CDS encoding S-layer homology domain-containing protein; translation: MGRTFNKEQIRLLAEIGIIRGVSQTKFEPRRAITRAEYTSLLVRLG
- a CDS encoding YheC/YheD family protein yields the protein MKNNYVGIMVANPKLRKHVLRKYLQHNTTNLKLFCFTPSSINWKKKSVIGLYRSNRRWVLSKLSFPQVIYNRCYHTDQALIQRLETEIGSNKCFNHINQLNKHEIYSRLSKWLVDYLPDTVLYNQENAVQFLEVYKVIYFKPCCGHKGKGVYRVELMESGEIHIGLHYFAPDVIVGDVEQYHKNIQELIGSTPYIIQKGVELGQLNKQNFDIRALVQKNESGLWSVTNLVSRIAYTGSYNTSICEKTCLSLEVLHQLYPPEKVYAIIGTIYNISLRTAEIIETETSYHLGEFSVDFALDNDEQVWIIELNGKPQKDLYEGLDKQDEVYMRPIQYARFLYTI